A single window of Mugil cephalus isolate CIBA_MC_2020 chromosome 1, CIBA_Mcephalus_1.1, whole genome shotgun sequence DNA harbors:
- the si:ch211-207e14.4 gene encoding interleukin-17 receptor D: MWRVTLVLWQLSAFAWTPAAQGEDAAEAITPQDCSLDCIRQGGAACEYCRITRTELRKTLGLNSPEKFGSCIPWPCLELLGGEDPKICQHYVQAPNEVTVEFVHEPNPESDTVVVSWKPSYYGIAFLRGFQVSLQALGGSSSACQLFLFRRNLSLPASHAQRVYRSDPFPGLALGSQYAVTVMALPVPEEWEKFYHSEIISTRSCAEKNGLEKCKKDWYPRHIEVQQNGTTVTVTFNLAPPDLGIRSYFSLCYANGLKKYTDIKPNSSKNKTHHSYELKDLEGGTNYTCEIAANEMDAVRKMFNIQVPDIRGDGASADSHKPSLALLLPLCIAMVTVLGVGLVALARRKPKSYMKTLQIKPDIIKQHEESGAPEEVVSLQSNRPTPPRLLICYSGRDGAAHVRVVMQLGAFIQQHMATQVLLDLWDSLSVSEEGSMAWYSRQIQESDFILVVCSRGLNRKTEPPKTEWGDEDEEEEEEEEVGTGLDYSIYSSDTAVQLVREEVVRAKARGQDLSKYMAAVFVYSEETDVPAELRLASHYALPRDFPLLFSHLHGVSLHRPGSYLKINHISEEGFAKLASGAALQSAIYEAGAEMKAKRQRGEGAKQ, from the exons GGAGGAGCTGCGTGCGAATACTGCAGAATCACCAGAACGGAGCTCAGGAAGACTCTGGGTTTGAACTCCCCGGAAAAGTTTGGAA GTTGTATTCCGTGGCCGTGCCTCGAGCTGCTGGGAGGCGAAGACCCGAAGATCTGTCAGCACTACGTTCAGGCACCAAACGAGGTCACGGTCGAATTCGTGCACGAGCCGAACCCCGAGTCCGACACCGTCGTCGTCTCTTGGAAGCCCAGCTATTACG gCATCGCCTTCCTGCGAGGCTTTCAGGTGTCCCTCCAGGCCCTGGGAGGATCCAGCAGCGCCTGTCAGCTCTTCCTCTTCCGCCGAAACCTCTCTCTGCCGGCGTCACATGCTCAGAGG GTTTACAGGTCGGATCCCTTCCCCGGCCTCGCCCTCGGGTCCCAGTACGCCGTCACAGTCATGGCTCTGCCGGTGCCTGAGGAGTGGGAGAAGTTCTACCACAGCGAGATCATCTCCACGCGCT CTTGTGCAGAGAAGAACGGTCttgaaaagtgcaaaaaag ACTGGTACCCGAGACACATCGAGGTCCAGCAGAACGGAACCACCGTCACCGTCACCTTCAACCTGGCTCCTCCAGACCTGGGCATCAGGAGCTACTTCTCGCTCTGTTACGCAAACGGCCTGAAGAAATACACCGACATAAAACCT AActccagcaaaaacaaaactcaccaCAGCTATGAGCTGAAAGACCTCGAAGGAGGAACCAACTACACCTGTGAG ATCGCAGCCAACGAGATGGATGCAGTGAGGAAAATGTTTAATATCCAAGTCCCGGACATTCGGGGAG aCGGAGCCTCGGCCGACTCCCACAAACCCTCCTTGGCTTTGCTGCTCCCGCTGTGCATCGCCATGGTGACGGTGCTCGGAGTCGGGCTGGTTGCTCTGGCCAGGAGGAAGCCCAAGTCGTACATGAAGACGCTGCAGATTAAACCAG ATATCATCAAGCAGCACGAGGAGAGCGGCGCTCCGGAGGAAGTGGTGTCACTGCAGAGCAACAGGCCGACGCCCCCTCGTCTTCTGATCTGCTACAGCGGCCGCGACGGCGCCGCTCACGTCAGGGTCGTCATGCAGTTAGGAGCCTTCATCCAGCAGCACATGGCCACTCAG GTGTTGCTGGACCTGTGGGACTCTCTGAGCGTTTCTGAGGAGGGCAGCATGGCGTGGTACTCCCGGCAGATCCAGGAAAGCGACTTCATCTTGGTGGTTTGTTCCCGAGGCCTGAACCGTAAAACCGAGCCTCCAAAGACGGAGTGGGGGGAtgaagacgaggaagaggaggaggaggaggaggtaggcACAGGTCTGGACTACAGCATCTACAGCTCCGACACAGCGGTTCAGCTCGTAAGAGAGGAGGTGGTCCGAGCCAAGGCGAGGGGCCAGGACTTGTCCAAATACATGGCGGCTGTTTTCGTGTACTCGGAGGAGACGGACGTCCCCGCCGAGCTGAGGCTGGCGTCCCACTACGCGCTGCCGAGGGACTTCCCGCTGCTCTTCTCCCACCTCCACGGGGTGTCGCTGCACCGGCCCGGGAGCTACCTGAAGATAAACCACATCTCGGAGGAGGGCTTCGCCAAGCTGGCGTCCGGCGCCGCCCTGCAGTCGGCCATCTACGAGGCCGGGGCGGAGATGAAGGCAAAAAGGcaaagaggggagggggctaAGCAGTGA
- the sars1 gene encoding serine--tRNA ligase, cytoplasmic — protein MVLDLDLFRTDKGGDPEIVRETQKKRFKDVTLVDKLIAADTEWRKCRFTADNLNKAKNLCSKSIGEKMKKKEPVGEDESVPEEVNVESLTAETLSALTVTQIKKVRLLVDEAVEKTDSDRLRLEAERFEYLREIGNLLHPSVPISNDEDADNKVERTWGDCSVQKKYSHVDLVVMIDGFEGERGAIVAGSRGYFLKGPLVFLEQALINYALRILYTKQYTMLYTPFFMRKEVMQEVAQLSQFDEELYKVIGKSSEKSDDSAIDEKYLIATSEQPIAAFLRDEWLRPEDLPIRYAGFSTCFRQEVGSHGRDTRGIFRVHQFEKIEQFVYASPHDGKSWEMFDEMIGTAEEFYQSLGIPYRIVNIVSGALNHAASKKLDLEAWFPGSGAFRELVSCSNCTDYQARRLRIRYGQTKKMMDKAEFVHMLNATMCATTRVMCAILENYQTEEGIVVPEKLREFMPPGLNEIIKFVKLAPIDQELSKKSKKQQDGGKKKKQGGGGGNQNLPEAMETMSVNDS, from the exons ATGGTGCTCGACTTGGACCTGTTTCGAACCGACAAAGGCGGCGATCCGGAAATCGTCCGTGAAACTCAGAAGAAAAGATTCAAAGATGTGACGCTGGTTGATAAACTGATCGCCGCAGACACGGAGTGGAGAAAAT GTCGCTTCACTGCAGACAACCTCAACAAAGCAAAGAACCTCTGCAGCAAGAGCATCGGGGAGAAAATGAAG AAGAAGGAACCAGTCGGGGAGGATGAGTCTGTGCCCGAAGAAGTGAACGTGGAGTCCTTAACGGCTGAGACCTTATCG GCTCTGACAGTAACCCAGATCAAGAAGGTGCGTTTGTTGGTGGACGAGGCCGTGGAGAAAACCGACAGCGACCGGCTGCGTCTGGAGGCCGAGCGCTTCGAGTACCTGAGGGAGATCGGGAACCTCCTGCACCCGTCCGTCCCCATCAGCAACGACGAG GACGCAGACAACAAGGTGGAACGCACCTGGGGCGACTGCAGCGTCCAGAAGAAGTACTCCCACGTGGACCTGGTGGTGATGATCGATGGGTttgagggggagaggggagcCATCGTTGCCGGGAGCAGAGGTTACTTTCTGAAG gGCCCGCTGGTGTTCCTGGAGCAGGCTCTGATCAATTATGCTTTAAGGATCCTCTACACCAAGCAGTACACCATGCTCTACACCCCCTTCTTCATGAGGAAAGAAGTCATGCAGGAGGTCGCCCAGCTCAGCCAGTTTGATGAAGAGCTGTACAAG GTCATTGGCAAAAGCAGCGAGAAGTCGGATGACAGCGCCATAGACGAGAAATACCTCATCGCCACCTCTGAGCAGCCCATCGCGGCCTTCCTGAGGGACGAGTGGCTCAGACCCGAGGACCTGCCCATCCGCTACGCCGGCTTCTCCACCTGCTTCCGACAGGAGGTCGGCTCCCACGGCAGAGACACCCGCGGCATCTTCAGGGTGCACCAGTTTGAGAAG ATCGAGCAGTTCGTCTACGCCTCGCCGCACGACGGCAAATCGTGGGAGATGTTTGATGAGATGATCGGCACGGCGGAAGAATTCTACCAGTCACTAGGAATCCCTTATCGCATCGTGAACATCGTCTCCG GTGCCCTAAATCATGCAGCCAGTAAGAAGCTGGATCTGGAGGCCTGGTTCCCCGGCTCAGGAGCCTTCAGAGAGCTGGTCTCCTGCTCAAACTGCACCGACTACCAGGCCAGACGCCTCCGCATCCGCTACGGGCAGACCAAAAAGATGATGGACAAG GCAGAGTTTGTGCACATGTTGAACGCAACCATGTGTGCGACCACGCGTGTGATGTGTGCCATCCTGGAGAACTACCAAACCGAGGAAGGCATCGTGGTTCCAGAGAAGCTCAGGGAGTTCATGCCTCCTG gtTTGAATGAGATCATCAAGTTCGTCAAGCTGGCCCCCATCGATCAGGAGCTGAGCAAGAAATCCAAGAAACAGCAAGacggagggaagaagaagaagcagggaggaggaggaggaaaccagAACCTGCCCGAAGCCATGGAAACCATGTCCGTCAACGACTCGTAG
- the LOC125018459 gene encoding PTB domain-containing engulfment adapter protein 1-like has product MSDIEDDSEISFQIKFLGRVDVVHADGLKVLEEASQSLKTPDKHSSQKAAKKSKVHLFLSLSGIDILEHKTKFLLFTCPLSTISFCAVLPSSPKVFGFIARHPVAETYHCYLFQSHKFAHVLVSVIGDAFRTSKKEENIRGGRDLIVEALRHKNKVLQRENEELKKELEKTQEC; this is encoded by the exons ATGAGCGACATCGAGGACGACAGTGAGATCTCTTTCCAGATAAAG TTTCTGGGTCGGGTAGACGTCGTCCATGCTGATGGACTCAAGGTCCTGGAGGAGGCGTCTCAGAGCCTGAAG ACACCAGACAAACACTCCTCACAAAAGGcagcaaagaaaagcaaagtcCATCTCTTCCTGTCGCTGAGCGGCATCGACATTTTGGAACACAAAACCAAG TTCCTCCTGTTCACGTGTCCTCTGTCCACCATCTCCTTCTGCGCCGTCCTGCCGTCTTCGCCCAAAGTCTTCGGCTTCATAGCCAGACATCCAGTCGCAGAGACGTACCACTGTTACCTCTTCCAGAGCCACAAGTTT GCTCACGTGCTGGTCTCGGTCATTGGAGATGCCTTCCGGACTTCGAAAAAGGAGGAGAACATCAGAGGAGGACGAGACCTGATCGTCGAGGCGCTCAGACATAAG aataaagtCCTGCAAAGAGAAAACGAGGAGTTGAAGAAGGAGCTTGAAAAAACTCAAGAGTGCTAA